The Algoriphagus sp. TR-M9 genome has a window encoding:
- a CDS encoding NAD(P)H-dependent oxidoreductase translates to MALLKDLEWRYATKKYDPSKKVSQEDVDKIVEAARLAPTSSGMQQFRVFVVSSPELKEKLVPIANGQQIVAEASHVLIFAAWDQYTEERIDSIFKLTTQERGLPSGKFNDYTNRLKAVYLKQTPEENFVHTARQAYIGFGLSIAQAAELKIDATPMEGFNNQQLDELLDLRSIGLKSVLMLPIGYRDEENDWLLPMKKVRNPKEEFAVEL, encoded by the coding sequence ATGGCTTTATTAAAAGACTTAGAGTGGAGATACGCCACTAAAAAATACGATCCTAGCAAAAAGGTATCTCAAGAGGATGTAGACAAAATTGTGGAGGCTGCAAGATTGGCCCCAACTTCCTCAGGAATGCAACAGTTTAGAGTTTTCGTAGTGAGTAGCCCTGAGTTAAAAGAGAAACTCGTTCCGATTGCCAATGGACAGCAAATAGTAGCAGAGGCATCACATGTGTTAATTTTCGCTGCCTGGGATCAATACACAGAAGAAAGAATTGACTCTATTTTTAAACTGACTACTCAGGAAAGAGGCTTGCCAAGCGGCAAATTCAATGATTATACAAATAGGCTGAAAGCGGTTTACCTGAAACAAACCCCTGAGGAGAACTTTGTTCATACAGCTAGACAAGCCTATATAGGATTTGGCTTATCAATAGCTCAAGCTGCAGAACTAAAAATCGATGCTACTCCTATGGAAGGGTTTAACAATCAACAGCTGGACGAACTACTTGACTTACGTTCAATTGGTTTGAAATCTGTGCTTATGCTGCCTATAGGCTATAGAGATGAGGAAAATGACTGGCTTTTACCTATGAAAAAAGTGAGAAATCCGAAAGAGGAATTTGCAGTGGAATTGTGA
- a CDS encoding lmo0937 family membrane protein, giving the protein MSSLLYLIAVILLIGWAVGVFVYSVTGLIHILLVLALVAVIFRLIGGR; this is encoded by the coding sequence ATGAGCTCTTTATTATACCTTATCGCGGTAATTTTACTAATCGGCTGGGCTGTAGGCGTATTTGTGTACAGTGTGACAGGACTGATCCACATACTATTGGTTTTGGCCTTGGTCGCCGTAATCTTCAGGTTGATAGGTGGAAGGTGA
- a CDS encoding (2Fe-2S)-binding protein produces the protein MAQYNLKINGKSLSVDVDPSTPMLWVLRDHLDMVGTKFGCGIAQCGACTIHMDGNAVRSCQLPVSAASDAEITTIEGISENGDHPVQKAWLEHDVPQCGYCQAGQIMSAVALLKNNPSPSDADIDNAMNGNICRCGTYTRIKAAIKTAAKSA, from the coding sequence ATGGCACAATATAATCTTAAAATCAACGGTAAATCCCTGAGTGTAGATGTGGACCCAAGCACTCCCATGCTATGGGTATTGAGAGATCATCTCGATATGGTCGGAACCAAATTCGGTTGCGGTATAGCTCAATGCGGCGCTTGTACTATACACATGGATGGCAATGCTGTTCGCTCCTGCCAACTTCCGGTATCGGCAGCATCAGATGCTGAAATAACCACTATTGAAGGAATTTCAGAAAATGGAGATCACCCCGTTCAAAAAGCATGGTTAGAACATGATGTGCCTCAATGCGGCTATTGCCAAGCTGGTCAAATCATGTCAGCCGTAGCTTTACTCAAGAATAACCCAAGCCCAAGCGATGCCGATATTGATAATGCGATGAATGGTAACATCTGTCGATGTGGAACTTACACCAGAATCAAAGCTGCCATCAAAACCGCTGCTAAATCAGCCTAA
- a CDS encoding xanthine dehydrogenase family protein molybdopterin-binding subunit, giving the protein MTLIDKKLNRRSFLKVSTLAGGGMMLSFSWLAGCKPTPEQVLTMPDEWFEINSYIKIGENGAVTLFNPNPEFGSNVKTSLPMLLAEELDIDWKNVFVEQADFYPERFDRQFTGGSQGIRQGWMPLRTAGATARQLIINAAAQSWNVPASEITTNTGNVEHKGSGKKAGYGEMASLAGTLEAPDPETVKLKEISDFKIIGKSKKNVDGTKIVTGKPMFGIDHKVEGMKYAAIVHPPAFGMQLKSFDKSSVTSMPGIQDAFEVKIFKDDYGRNFFDTTTFPVIIAIVGNSTWAVLQAKKNLKAEWEKAPESTFPMAGRGGQNIAIKVPGGLENSSSHKAKMAEYIAKPGNVLRKDGDPEGAFKKATKVMERTYTAPFLAHNTMEPMNCFADVTADKAVIYGPTQAPELIKQTIAASLGMPQEKIQINLARMGGGFGRRAYSHHMTEAALISQKIQAPVKMVYTREDDMSAGVYRPTYSATYRAALDEENNLLALHVKAGGIPESPIHANRFPAGALDNYLAEGWQIESNITIGAFRAPRSNFIAGAEQSFLDELAEEMGKDPIEFRLELLKRAETNPVGENNDYDPKRYAGVLELVREKSNWSNVPSGISRGVSAYFCHNSYVAEVIDVSIKENQPVVENVYAAVDCGIVVNPDAAANMGEGAIVDGIGNAFYGEMAFENGAPTKKNFDTYRMIRHKEAPKKIEVHFVDSKEDPTGLGEPLFPPVFAALGNSLYKATGKRLYEQPFQPQLLEMENLKM; this is encoded by the coding sequence ATGACATTAATAGATAAAAAATTAAATAGAAGATCATTTCTAAAGGTTTCTACACTTGCAGGTGGAGGAATGATGCTTAGCTTCAGCTGGTTGGCGGGTTGTAAGCCTACACCAGAGCAAGTATTAACCATGCCAGATGAATGGTTTGAAATCAATAGCTATATCAAGATCGGTGAAAATGGAGCCGTCACCTTATTCAATCCGAACCCAGAATTCGGGTCCAATGTAAAAACCTCCCTTCCAATGCTCCTCGCCGAAGAGTTGGATATAGACTGGAAAAATGTTTTCGTAGAACAGGCAGATTTTTACCCGGAAAGATTTGATCGTCAATTTACCGGAGGAAGTCAGGGGATCAGGCAGGGCTGGATGCCCTTGAGAACTGCCGGTGCCACAGCAAGACAATTAATCATCAATGCTGCAGCGCAAAGCTGGAACGTACCGGCATCTGAAATCACGACCAATACCGGAAATGTAGAACATAAAGGCTCTGGTAAAAAAGCAGGATACGGTGAAATGGCTTCTTTAGCCGGAACCTTAGAAGCACCAGATCCTGAGACTGTTAAATTGAAGGAAATATCTGATTTTAAAATCATAGGAAAGTCCAAAAAGAATGTGGATGGTACTAAAATAGTTACCGGAAAACCCATGTTTGGAATAGACCATAAAGTGGAGGGGATGAAGTATGCAGCCATTGTCCATCCTCCGGCTTTTGGAATGCAGCTTAAATCATTTGATAAAAGTTCGGTCACTTCTATGCCAGGGATTCAAGATGCTTTTGAAGTCAAAATATTTAAGGATGATTATGGCAGAAACTTCTTTGACACGACTACTTTCCCGGTAATTATTGCCATAGTGGGTAATTCTACCTGGGCGGTTTTACAGGCTAAGAAAAATCTGAAAGCTGAATGGGAAAAAGCACCGGAAAGCACCTTCCCTATGGCTGGAAGAGGTGGACAGAACATAGCTATCAAAGTACCTGGTGGTTTGGAAAACTCCAGTTCTCACAAAGCTAAAATGGCGGAATACATCGCCAAGCCAGGTAATGTCTTAAGAAAAGATGGAGATCCAGAGGGTGCATTTAAAAAGGCTACAAAAGTTATGGAGAGAACCTATACAGCTCCTTTTTTGGCACATAATACCATGGAACCTATGAACTGCTTTGCTGATGTTACAGCTGACAAAGCGGTAATTTATGGTCCTACCCAAGCACCTGAATTAATTAAACAAACTATTGCAGCGAGTTTAGGAATGCCTCAGGAAAAAATTCAAATCAATCTAGCAAGAATGGGTGGAGGCTTTGGCAGACGAGCTTACAGTCATCATATGACAGAAGCAGCTTTGATTTCGCAGAAAATTCAAGCTCCTGTGAAAATGGTTTATACCCGTGAAGATGATATGAGTGCAGGAGTTTATAGACCTACCTACTCTGCCACTTATAGAGCTGCTTTGGATGAAGAAAATAATCTTCTGGCACTACACGTAAAAGCTGGCGGTATTCCAGAATCTCCTATCCACGCCAATAGATTCCCAGCAGGAGCTTTAGACAACTATCTGGCTGAGGGATGGCAAATTGAATCCAATATTACCATAGGCGCATTTAGAGCTCCCCGGTCCAACTTTATTGCTGGTGCCGAACAAAGTTTCTTGGATGAACTGGCAGAGGAAATGGGTAAAGATCCTATCGAATTCCGATTGGAATTGCTTAAAAGAGCTGAAACCAATCCTGTAGGAGAAAATAATGATTATGACCCTAAGCGATATGCAGGAGTATTGGAGTTGGTCAGAGAGAAATCCAACTGGTCCAATGTGCCCTCAGGCATTTCAAGAGGAGTTTCTGCTTACTTCTGCCACAATTCCTACGTGGCCGAAGTGATAGATGTGAGCATCAAGGAAAATCAACCGGTCGTTGAAAATGTTTATGCCGCTGTGGATTGTGGTATCGTAGTAAACCCTGATGCTGCAGCTAATATGGGGGAAGGAGCTATTGTAGATGGAATAGGAAATGCTTTTTACGGTGAAATGGCTTTTGAAAATGGGGCTCCTACCAAGAAAAACTTTGATACGTATCGAATGATTCGACATAAAGAAGCACCGAAAAAAATCGAAGTACATTTCGTAGACAGCAAAGAAGATCCTACTGGACTAGGCGAACCACTCTTCCCTCCTGTTTTCGCGGCATTGGGTAACTCACTTTACAAAGCAACAGGGAAACGTCTCTATGAGCAACCCTTCCAGCCTCAACTTCTCGAAATGGAAAATCTGAAGATGTAA
- a CDS encoding monovalent cation:proton antiporter-2 (CPA2) family protein: protein MNGFLANAVIYILAAIICVPLAKRLGMGSVLGYLLAGILIGPYLLGFITNEGQGQDIMHATEFGVVMMLFLIGLELEPKNLWKIRDLIIRIGLSQVLVSAALVFVIGLLIPIPWQISLAIALSMALSSTAIVLQSLKERNEMNSPIGKMSFGVLLMQDIAVIPILAILPLLVIAVPELAVEHTDGMHGLIDSLPGWAQTLSIFGAIGIVVLLGRYGFGPLLNFVAKTRLRELFTASALLIVVGISYLMEIVGLSPALGAFLAGVILANSPYRHALESDLEPFKGLLLGLFFMAVGSTINFSLIFNDASTVFTLTLGIILLKTLVLLVLGKVKKLQFSSNLKFAIGLSQVGEFSFVTYAFAQQLGIFDQSLTDTLMAVTALSMTISPILMLVFDKFIIPMLSKNTDIGEDKMDSFQEKNKVILIGFGHFGSTLGRFLRASGVEATILDSDPERIEYLRKMGFKVYFGDGTRAELLQSAGAEEANILISALDNTEYSIKLVELCKQEFPHLEVMIRAKNRYDAFELMEKGVTNIYREHLDTSIKMGEDVLKKLGFRAHTVHRMAKQFHDYDEEALKVLVKFKNNQNEYITKSKQQIEMQESLLSGELMRKFSVNDHAWDSDGIKEAEITGQDKTKQ, encoded by the coding sequence ATGAATGGATTTTTAGCAAACGCCGTCATTTATATTCTAGCTGCGATCATATGCGTCCCTTTGGCAAAAAGATTGGGAATGGGATCAGTTCTGGGCTATTTACTGGCTGGAATCCTTATTGGTCCTTATTTGCTTGGATTTATTACCAATGAAGGTCAAGGACAAGACATCATGCATGCTACGGAATTTGGAGTTGTAATGATGCTGTTTCTGATCGGCCTGGAATTAGAACCAAAAAACCTTTGGAAAATCAGGGATTTAATCATTCGGATTGGGCTTTCTCAGGTCTTAGTTTCTGCAGCATTGGTTTTTGTTATCGGACTTTTGATTCCCATTCCATGGCAAATTTCATTGGCCATCGCCCTCTCCATGGCTCTTTCATCAACTGCCATTGTGCTCCAATCTCTCAAAGAACGAAACGAAATGAACTCTCCCATTGGGAAAATGTCATTTGGGGTTTTGCTGATGCAGGATATCGCTGTGATTCCTATTTTGGCGATCTTACCCTTATTAGTCATAGCTGTTCCTGAATTAGCTGTTGAGCATACAGACGGCATGCATGGGCTTATAGATAGTCTTCCTGGTTGGGCTCAAACTTTATCAATTTTTGGAGCTATAGGAATCGTGGTTCTTTTGGGAAGGTATGGTTTTGGCCCTCTTTTAAACTTTGTAGCCAAAACCAGATTAAGAGAATTATTCACAGCCTCTGCATTATTGATCGTTGTTGGCATTTCCTACCTAATGGAAATAGTGGGATTGAGCCCAGCTCTTGGTGCTTTTTTAGCAGGTGTGATCTTGGCAAACTCTCCTTATAGACATGCGCTTGAATCCGATTTGGAACCATTCAAAGGGCTATTGCTTGGGCTCTTCTTTATGGCTGTGGGCTCTACCATTAACTTCTCCCTTATTTTCAATGATGCGAGTACCGTGTTTACCTTGACATTGGGTATTATCCTTTTAAAAACACTGGTTTTATTGGTTTTGGGAAAAGTCAAAAAACTCCAGTTCTCCTCAAATTTGAAGTTTGCAATAGGTCTTTCTCAGGTAGGCGAATTCTCTTTTGTAACCTATGCATTTGCGCAACAGCTTGGGATTTTCGACCAGTCTCTTACGGACACTTTGATGGCGGTGACTGCCCTCAGCATGACCATCAGCCCTATTTTAATGTTGGTTTTTGACAAGTTCATTATACCCATGTTGTCCAAGAATACGGACATCGGGGAGGATAAGATGGATAGCTTCCAGGAAAAGAACAAAGTGATTCTCATTGGTTTTGGGCATTTCGGATCTACCTTGGGCAGGTTTCTCCGAGCAAGTGGTGTGGAAGCCACTATCTTGGATTCAGACCCTGAGAGAATAGAATATTTAAGAAAAATGGGTTTCAAAGTCTATTTTGGAGATGGCACCCGAGCGGAATTATTGCAATCAGCGGGAGCCGAAGAAGCGAATATTCTGATTTCAGCCTTAGACAACACCGAATACAGCATAAAACTAGTGGAGCTTTGCAAACAGGAATTCCCTCATTTGGAGGTGATGATCCGTGCTAAAAATAGATATGATGCATTTGAGTTGATGGAAAAAGGAGTTACCAATATTTATAGGGAACATCTAGATACCTCCATCAAAATGGGAGAAGATGTTCTTAAAAAACTAGGATTTAGAGCTCATACTGTACACCGAATGGCAAAGCAATTTCACGATTATGATGAAGAGGCATTAAAAGTTCTGGTCAAATTCAAAAACAATCAAAATGAATATATCACAAAGAGTAAACAGCAGATTGAAATGCAGGAAAGTCTTCTCTCAGGTGAATTGATGCGGAAATTTTCTGTTAATGACCATGCTTGGGACAGCGATGGGATCAAAGAAGCAGAAATCACCGGTCAAGATAAAACTAAGCAATAA
- the kefF gene encoding glutathione-regulated potassium-efflux system oxidoreductase KefF, protein MRKILILFAHPKFEHSEANQAMIDSISNLENVEIRDLYELYPDFNISIQEEQEALFQADVVIWHHPIYWYSCPPLLKQWIDLVLEFGWAYGPGGVYLKGKYLLNAITSGGSELAYSKEGRNQHSITDFLLPFEQTGKLCLMEYLAPFHLSGTFKISDPELQEKAKSYREFILQLRDSETIDRPLRPSPSKI, encoded by the coding sequence ATGAGAAAAATTCTTATCCTTTTTGCTCACCCGAAATTTGAACATTCAGAAGCTAATCAGGCCATGATCGATTCGATCAGTAATTTGGAAAATGTAGAAATCCGGGACTTGTACGAGCTATACCCAGACTTCAATATTTCTATTCAAGAAGAACAAGAAGCCCTTTTTCAAGCCGATGTAGTCATATGGCATCACCCCATTTATTGGTACTCCTGCCCTCCTTTGTTAAAACAATGGATCGATCTGGTTTTGGAATTTGGCTGGGCATACGGTCCGGGAGGAGTGTATTTAAAAGGAAAATATCTATTGAATGCAATAACCTCTGGAGGGTCAGAATTAGCCTACTCTAAAGAAGGAAGGAATCAACATTCCATAACAGATTTTCTACTGCCTTTTGAGCAAACGGGAAAACTTTGCCTTATGGAATACCTGGCTCCTTTTCATTTATCCGGCACATTTAAAATTTCCGATCCAGAATTACAAGAAAAGGCAAAAAGTTATCGAGAGTTTATCCTGCAACTTCGAGATTCAGAGACAATCGATAGGCCATTAAGACCAAGCCCCTCAAAGATATGA
- a CDS encoding DUF4397 domain-containing protein: MISVKDFAFKKLRTFATLALLGGTLGLTSCLDDNDIAQVPDSGYISIYNGAPDSPGLIISTDVRDVNNFPLMYSQTLSYNSYFPGERPFFFSEQYSVTTLFEKEFTVKVDSVYSMYIIQDGEELDAFLVDDDWAEPNESEAQIRFLNLSPDAGNVTVVFNESETPLFSSTGFKGNTSFENVDQDLYDIEVLSESGEVLVSANDVSLLGNRVFTLILKGYAETTDADKKLDLQLLTNYINY; the protein is encoded by the coding sequence ATGATTAGTGTAAAAGACTTTGCATTCAAAAAGCTTAGAACCTTTGCAACGTTAGCTTTACTCGGTGGAACCCTCGGATTGACTAGCTGTCTAGATGATAACGACATCGCTCAGGTACCTGATTCAGGGTACATTTCCATATACAATGGAGCGCCTGACAGTCCCGGATTGATCATTTCCACAGATGTAAGAGACGTAAATAATTTCCCGCTGATGTATTCTCAAACCTTGAGCTATAACAGCTATTTCCCTGGTGAAAGACCCTTTTTCTTTTCTGAGCAATATTCTGTGACTACGCTTTTCGAAAAAGAATTTACTGTGAAGGTCGATTCGGTATACTCCATGTACATCATTCAGGATGGTGAAGAATTGGATGCATTCTTGGTAGATGATGACTGGGCTGAACCAAACGAATCAGAGGCACAAATCCGATTTTTGAACTTATCTCCAGATGCAGGAAATGTCACCGTGGTATTCAATGAAAGCGAAACACCACTTTTCTCCTCCACTGGCTTTAAAGGAAACACAAGCTTCGAAAATGTGGATCAGGATCTTTACGACATTGAAGTCCTATCTGAGTCAGGAGAAGTGCTGGTATCTGCCAACGATGTCAGTTTACTTGGAAACAGGGTATTTACGCTGATTCTTAAAGGCTATGCAGAAACCACCGATGCGGACAAAAAGCTTGATTTGCAATTACTGACCAACTATATCAATTATTGA
- the sucC gene encoding ADP-forming succinate--CoA ligase subunit beta, protein MNIHEYQAKEVLKGYGVRIQEGIVAESPEAAHEAAVKLNEQTGTSWYVIKAQIHAGGRGKGKVQETDSNGVVLAKKLEDVSEKAKNILGGTLVTHQTGPEGKKVNKVLIAEDVYYPGDSEPKEYYLSILLDRAAGCNVIMASTEGGMDIEEVAEKTPEKIIKEWIDPKVGLQGFQARKVAFKLGLTGNAFKEMVKFITALYNAYEGTDSSQFEINPVLKTSDDKILAVDAKVNIDDNALYRHKDLGALRDIAEEDPLEVEAGKSGLNYVKLDGNVGCMVNGAGLAMATMDMIKLVGGEPANFLDVGGGANATTVEAGFRIILQDPNVKAILINVFGGIVRCDRIASGVVEAYKSIGDIRVPIIVRLQGTNAEEGAKIIDESGLKVFSAITLKEAADKVQSVLEG, encoded by the coding sequence ATGAATATTCACGAATATCAGGCTAAAGAAGTATTAAAAGGTTACGGAGTTCGTATTCAGGAAGGCATAGTAGCCGAAAGCCCTGAAGCAGCTCATGAAGCAGCCGTTAAATTGAACGAGCAAACCGGTACTAGCTGGTATGTGATCAAGGCTCAGATCCACGCAGGTGGACGAGGAAAAGGAAAAGTTCAGGAAACTGACTCCAATGGAGTGGTACTTGCCAAGAAATTGGAAGATGTATCTGAAAAGGCTAAAAACATCCTGGGCGGCACTTTGGTAACACACCAAACCGGTCCGGAAGGAAAGAAAGTTAATAAGGTGTTGATCGCTGAGGATGTTTACTACCCTGGTGATTCAGAGCCAAAAGAATATTACCTGTCTATACTATTGGATAGAGCGGCTGGTTGCAATGTAATCATGGCTTCTACCGAAGGAGGAATGGACATTGAGGAAGTCGCTGAAAAGACTCCTGAGAAAATCATCAAAGAATGGATCGACCCGAAAGTTGGGCTTCAAGGATTTCAGGCTAGAAAAGTAGCCTTCAAATTAGGTCTTACTGGCAATGCATTTAAGGAAATGGTGAAATTCATCACAGCACTTTACAATGCATATGAAGGCACTGACTCTTCACAGTTTGAGATCAACCCAGTGTTGAAAACTTCAGATGACAAGATTTTGGCAGTGGATGCTAAGGTGAATATTGATGACAATGCGCTTTACCGTCACAAAGACCTAGGAGCGCTTAGAGATATTGCTGAGGAGGATCCATTGGAAGTGGAAGCTGGCAAGTCTGGTCTAAACTATGTGAAGCTGGACGGAAACGTAGGCTGCATGGTAAACGGAGCAGGTCTGGCAATGGCCACTATGGATATGATCAAGCTAGTAGGTGGTGAGCCTGCAAACTTCCTAGATGTAGGAGGAGGAGCTAATGCAACCACAGTAGAAGCAGGTTTCAGAATCATCCTTCAAGATCCAAATGTGAAAGCTATTCTGATCAACGTATTCGGTGGTATCGTAAGATGCGACAGAATCGCTAGCGGCGTAGTGGAAGCATACAAGTCTATCGGTGATATCCGAGTTCCGATAATCGTCAGACTTCAGGGAACTAACGCTGAAGAAGGTGCTAAAATCATTGACGAATCAGGATTGAAAGTATTTTCTGCAATCACCTTGAAAGAAGCAGCCGACAAAGTACAGTCTGTACTAGAAGGCTAA
- a CDS encoding LytR/AlgR family response regulator transcription factor produces the protein MKPVSFERFKKAIDKAVEYLSVQVVAEETGEKPDYFFIKTDTRIVKFLFAEVQAIEAQREYIKIITPTRKVMSLVSLTSIAKALPGEFVRIHRSFIINLRHIDEVQSNEVLIGKDLYPISRNYRDEFFKKLGDRKLF, from the coding sequence ATGAAGCCGGTTTCTTTTGAGCGGTTTAAGAAAGCCATTGACAAGGCGGTAGAATACCTTTCAGTGCAAGTGGTGGCTGAGGAAACAGGAGAGAAACCCGATTACTTCTTTATCAAAACGGATACAAGAATCGTGAAATTCCTCTTTGCAGAAGTGCAGGCCATAGAAGCCCAGCGGGAATACATCAAGATAATCACTCCGACACGGAAAGTGATGTCACTTGTGTCACTGACGAGCATAGCCAAAGCTTTGCCTGGAGAATTTGTGCGAATTCATCGCTCCTTCATTATCAATCTGCGGCATATCGATGAAGTCCAATCCAATGAGGTGTTGATTGGGAAGGATTTGTACCCGATCAGCAGGAACTATAGGGATGAGTTTTTCAAGAAATTGGGAGACAGGAAGCTATTCTAA
- a CDS encoding RNA polymerase sigma factor yields the protein MNWTDEELIAGCKRKSAKYEEVFYKKYYGYVMGISLSYSKDRSLADEIVNDSFMKFFGSVHKVEDFQSVKSWLRRITVNTAIDYFRKQRKYQNQTDISEEREVGHEVHALNDLAFQDIVNLINQLQDDHKMVFNLYEIEGYSHKEIADKLGLSESSSRVYLTRAKTHLRQLVSKHLNEYEGR from the coding sequence TTGAACTGGACAGACGAGGAGTTGATTGCCGGTTGCAAACGGAAATCAGCCAAATATGAAGAAGTATTCTATAAAAAATATTATGGCTATGTCATGGGGATCAGTCTGTCCTATTCAAAAGATAGAAGCCTGGCAGATGAGATTGTAAATGATTCATTTATGAAATTCTTCGGCTCGGTACATAAAGTGGAAGATTTCCAATCTGTCAAATCATGGCTACGAAGAATCACCGTAAACACAGCCATTGATTATTTCAGAAAGCAGAGAAAATATCAAAACCAAACAGATATCTCTGAGGAAAGAGAGGTAGGACATGAAGTGCATGCGCTGAATGATCTTGCATTTCAAGATATAGTAAACCTGATCAACCAACTGCAGGATGACCACAAAATGGTCTTTAACCTCTATGAGATCGAAGGATACAGTCATAAGGAGATTGCCGATAAACTTGGCCTTTCCGAAAGCTCATCCCGAGTCTATCTCACCAGGGCCAAAACCCATTTGAGGCAGTTGGTGTCAAAACATTTGAATGAATATGAAGGAAGATAA
- a CDS encoding Hsp20/alpha crystallin family protein, translated as MNTLMKRNGNTVIPNLFEEFPGKGFFDFLEDMSIGRASNNLSMPRVNIMETGTDYKVEMAVPGMKKEDFKVEIDNGSLIIQAEKNSEQERNSNGNCIRREFSYSAFRRSFDLPNTVESEKIEATYVDGILKLIIPKREEARQKPVRTIEIS; from the coding sequence ATGAACACACTGATGAAACGAAATGGCAACACAGTCATTCCTAACCTCTTTGAAGAATTCCCTGGTAAAGGTTTTTTTGATTTCTTGGAGGACATGAGCATAGGAAGAGCATCAAATAACCTCAGCATGCCAAGGGTAAACATCATGGAAACCGGTACAGACTACAAAGTTGAAATGGCTGTTCCGGGAATGAAAAAAGAAGATTTCAAAGTAGAAATCGACAATGGTTCTTTGATCATCCAAGCAGAGAAAAATTCTGAGCAGGAGCGTAATTCAAATGGAAACTGTATTCGTAGGGAATTCAGTTATTCAGCCTTCCGACGCTCCTTTGACCTCCCCAACACCGTAGAAAGTGAAAAAATCGAGGCAACTTATGTGGATGGTATTCTCAAGCTAATCATCCCTAAACGGGAAGAGGCAAGGCAGAAACCCGTTCGCACGATCGAGATTTCTTAA
- a CDS encoding helix-turn-helix domain-containing protein, which translates to MIQTATKIRLKIKTEDPTNTAANRISADFLQLLESQFPITDLRNTLNLRSASDFAQELSIHVNHLNRTVKAINSKSTSVIIRERILAESKRLLEHSDWNVSEIAYALGFTEVTHFNNFFKKALNMNPSQYKKSIGKK; encoded by the coding sequence ATGATTCAGACAGCAACTAAAATACGACTAAAGATTAAAACTGAAGACCCTACAAATACTGCAGCAAACAGGATAAGTGCTGATTTTCTGCAATTATTGGAAAGTCAATTTCCCATTACTGATCTACGGAATACACTTAATCTAAGGTCTGCCTCAGATTTTGCACAGGAACTAAGCATTCATGTAAACCATCTCAACCGAACCGTAAAAGCAATAAACAGCAAATCAACTTCTGTAATCATTCGCGAGCGCATTCTTGCCGAATCCAAACGTCTATTGGAACACAGCGATTGGAATGTGTCAGAAATCGCCTATGCATTGGGATTCACAGAAGTCACTCATTTCAATAACTTTTTCAAAAAAGCTTTGAACATGAACCCATCACAATACAAAAAATCAATCGGCAAAAAATAA
- a CDS encoding (4Fe-4S)-binding protein, whose product MEKPIKKEYSNGDITIIWEPHKCIHSKNCVNGLPKVFDFNRRPWIVAEGTHSEDIAKQIDKCPSGALGYYFQGKETDEPTKAANPQQVEISPNGPLLIFGKVKIKTTEGEVEKDSKVTAFCRCGSSQNKPYCDGTHQKIDFQG is encoded by the coding sequence ATGGAGAAACCTATCAAAAAAGAATATTCCAATGGTGACATAACCATTATCTGGGAACCGCATAAGTGTATCCATTCCAAGAACTGTGTCAACGGTCTTCCGAAGGTTTTTGATTTCAATAGAAGACCTTGGATTGTTGCAGAGGGAACCCATTCAGAAGATATTGCCAAGCAAATAGACAAATGTCCTAGTGGGGCTTTAGGTTACTATTTTCAAGGAAAAGAAACAGATGAACCTACCAAAGCTGCTAATCCTCAACAGGTGGAAATTAGTCCAAATGGGCCATTACTGATTTTCGGAAAGGTAAAAATCAAAACGACAGAAGGAGAAGTAGAAAAAGACTCCAAAGTCACGGCATTTTGTCGATGTGGAAGCAGTCAAAACAAGCCATATTGTGATGGAACGCATCAAAAAATTGACTTTCAAGGGTAA